The following DNA comes from Candidatus Binataceae bacterium.
AAGGAAAATCATGTACATCCTTTTATCTGGCAATCACCGCCGGTTCCTGCTGATCGCGGTTATGGCGGCGCTCGCGATACTTGCGCCCTTGGCCAACGCTTTCGCCGGAATTTCCGACGCCGTTCAAACCGAGACGCTGCCCAACGGCACGCGAGTGCTGGTGCTCGAAAATCACAAGGCGCCCGTCGCAACGCTCAACATTTTTTATCGCGTCGGCTCACGCAACGAGCAGTTCGGCAAGACTGGCCTCTCCCATCTGCTCGAGCATCTGATGTTCAAGGGCACCAAGAAGCTTCAGCCCGAGCAGTTCTCGCAGATCATCCAGGACAACGGCGGGATGGATAACGCGTTCACCGAATACGACCTGACCGACTACTTCGAGATGATCAACAAGAATCACTTCGACGTGCCGATCTCGCTCGAGGCTGATCGGATGGCGAATTTCGCGCCCAAGCAGTTCGAGCAGGAAAAGGCCGTCGTGCTCGAAGAGCGCAGGATGCGCACCGAGGACAATCCCGAGGATGCCCTCGATGAAATGGTGCGCTCGCAGGCCTACGTCGCCCATCCGTACCATTGGCCGGTAATCGGATGGTTCCACGATGTTTCCGGGCTGACGCTGCAGGACGCCTACAACTATCACAGCATCTACTATTCGCCGCAGAACGCGATCATCGTCGCAGTCGGCGATTTCGACGCGCACCAGGTGCTCAAGCAGATCAGCGAGGCCTTCGGCAGTATCAAGAATGGCGCGAAGCCGCCGCCCGTCACCGAGGTCGAGCCGCCGCAGGACGGCGAGCGGCATATCGACGTTCGTCACGCGGCCAACCTGCCCGCTTTCGAGTGGGCCTATCATGTCCCCAACTACAAGAGCGCGGATTCGTTCCCGCTCGAAATCGCGTCGGAGATTTTGTCCGACGGCAAGAGCTCGCGGCTCTACAAGGACCTCGTGATCAACAAGCGGATGGTCGTCGATATCGGCGCCGGCTATGACATGACGTCACTCGACCCGGGGCTCTTCGTTGTCAGCGCGCAGATTCGGCCCGGCGTGAAACTCGATGACGTGATGGCCGAGACTGAAAACCAGCTCAGCGCATTGGCGGCGGCAATGCCCGCGGCCGACGAGCTGCAGAAGGCCAAGAACCTCGAGCAGGCGGAATTCGTCTTCGGACAGGACTCCGTGCTCAACGAGGCGATGCTGCTCGGACGGTACGAGTTGATGGGCGACTATCATCTCATCGATCAGTATCTGCCGAGCATCGACAAGGTCACTGCCGCCGATGTTCAACGCGTGGTGAAGCAGTACCTCGTCGCGACTAATCGGACCAACGGTCAACTCGTGCCAACCGGCATCTTGCCGCACGGTGGCGGAGGAATGAGCGGAGGTCAGCTGCGTCATGCGCCGGGCTTCCCGGTGGCGGCGGGCGAGGTGGTGCAATGAGCGGCGTGCGATCGATTACGATGAAGACCACGTTCGCGGCTCTCGCCGCGCTGACACTGCTGATGCTGTCGGCACGCGCCGATGCGATCGAAATCAAGCGGATGACGCTGAGCAACGGCGCCGTGCTGCTCGTATCGGAATCGCATCAGCTTCCGATGGTGACGATTTCGATTGCGTTCGACGCCGGCGCACGGCGCGATCCTGAAGGCAAGGCCGGGCTTGCGGCTTTGACCGCGCATTCGCTTTCGCAGGGCACTAAGGATCTTACCGTCGAGCAGTTCGACCAGAAGGTCGATTTCATGGGCAGCTCGATCGGTATCAGCGCCGACCGCGACTATGCGATCGCGGGCATGACGACGCTCAAAAAGTACCTCGACCAAACCCTCGCACTGCTCGCGGGAGCCATCGCGACTCCCGGCCTGCGTGAAACCGATATCGAGCGGCGGCGCGGCGAAACTGTCGCGCAGATTCGCGCCGCCGAGGAGCAGCCTAACTACGTTGCGAGCGTCGCTTTCGAAAAAGCGGTCTTCGGTAACACTCCCTACGGCCATCCGATCAACGGCACCGAGGAATCGGCCTCCAAGCTCACGCCCGACGACGTTCGCAGCTTCTATCGCGATCACTACAAGCTCGGCAGCGCGGTGATTGCAGTGACGGGCGATGTGACTGCCGATGATATCAAGGCAATGCTCGAGAAGGATCTCACGGGACCAACCGGCGCCGTCACGCCGCAGCCCGAGCCAACCGTCCCGCCGATCGCAGCCGGATTGCATCCGAGCCTGATCGACCGCAACGTCGCGCAGGCCACAATCATTCTCGGCTTCGACGGCGTCGCGCGCTCCAATCCCGACTACTACAAGCTCAAGGTGATGAACTACATCCTGGGCGGCGGCGAATTCTCATCGCGCCTGATGAAGATCGTCCGCAGCAAAAACGGCCTCGCGTATGGGATCGACAGCGACCTCGATGCCGGCAAATTCCCGGGCTCATACCGAATCTCCGTGCAGACCAAGAACAAGACCGCGACCGAAACAATCAGCATCATCCTGCAGCAGTTGCGCGAGATCCAGGAAAAGCCCGTCAGCGACTCCGAGCTCGAGGACGCCAAGAAATTTCTTATCGGCAGCTTCCCGCTCTCGATCGATCGCCAGAGCGAGATCACAGGCTTCATGCTCGGCATCGAGCTGAACGGCCTTGGCCTCGACTATGCCGACCAGTATCCGAAGTTGATCGGCGGTGTGACGAAGGAAGACGTGCAGAATGTCGCGCGCAAGTATCTGCATCCCGATGCGGCCGATCTGATCGTCGTCGCGAATCAGAGTGAGGCGGATATCAAAGCCGCGAAGCTGGAGAACGTCGACGCGCCGGCAACCCAAAAATGAGTTAGCGGCCGGCACGATTTTCACCGTCGGTCACTCGACGCATCCGATTGAGCGCTTGCTCGAACTGCTTGGCGAGCATCGCATCGCGTGCGTCGCAGACGTGCGCTCGTATCCAAGCTCGCGCCGCTGGCCGCAGTTCAATCAGGCGGAGCTCGCCGCCTCGCTCGCGCGCGCGCAGATCGAATACGTCTGGATGAAGCAGCTCGGCGGTCGCCGGCACAGCAAGCGCGACGATTCACCGCACATCGCATGGGAACTTGAGGCGTTCAGATCGTACGCCGACTACGCCGACACACCCGACTTCGAAGGCGGCCTGAGCGAGCTGCGTGAGAAAGCCGCGCAGGTTCGCCTCGCATACATGTGCTCGGAAGGCCTGTGGTGGCGATGCCACCGCAGAATCATCTCGGACTACATGTCAATCCGCGGATGGACCGTCGAACACAT
Coding sequences within:
- a CDS encoding pitrilysin family protein — encoded protein: MYILLSGNHRRFLLIAVMAALAILAPLANAFAGISDAVQTETLPNGTRVLVLENHKAPVATLNIFYRVGSRNEQFGKTGLSHLLEHLMFKGTKKLQPEQFSQIIQDNGGMDNAFTEYDLTDYFEMINKNHFDVPISLEADRMANFAPKQFEQEKAVVLEERRMRTEDNPEDALDEMVRSQAYVAHPYHWPVIGWFHDVSGLTLQDAYNYHSIYYSPQNAIIVAVGDFDAHQVLKQISEAFGSIKNGAKPPPVTEVEPPQDGERHIDVRHAANLPAFEWAYHVPNYKSADSFPLEIASEILSDGKSSRLYKDLVINKRMVVDIGAGYDMTSLDPGLFVVSAQIRPGVKLDDVMAETENQLSALAAAMPAADELQKAKNLEQAEFVFGQDSVLNEAMLLGRYELMGDYHLIDQYLPSIDKVTAADVQRVVKQYLVATNRTNGQLVPTGILPHGGGGMSGGQLRHAPGFPVAAGEVVQ
- a CDS encoding DUF488 domain-containing protein encodes the protein MLELLGEHRIACVADVRSYPSSRRWPQFNQAELAASLARAQIEYVWMKQLGGRRHSKRDDSPHIAWELEAFRSYADYADTPDFEGGLSELREKAAQVRLAYMCSEGLWWRCHRRIISDYMSIRGWTVEHILPDGKLKPHVLATFARVVGEKIIYDQTSQRILTTKTQSHEGSS
- a CDS encoding pitrilysin family protein — translated: MSGVRSITMKTTFAALAALTLLMLSARADAIEIKRMTLSNGAVLLVSESHQLPMVTISIAFDAGARRDPEGKAGLAALTAHSLSQGTKDLTVEQFDQKVDFMGSSIGISADRDYAIAGMTTLKKYLDQTLALLAGAIATPGLRETDIERRRGETVAQIRAAEEQPNYVASVAFEKAVFGNTPYGHPINGTEESASKLTPDDVRSFYRDHYKLGSAVIAVTGDVTADDIKAMLEKDLTGPTGAVTPQPEPTVPPIAAGLHPSLIDRNVAQATIILGFDGVARSNPDYYKLKVMNYILGGGEFSSRLMKIVRSKNGLAYGIDSDLDAGKFPGSYRISVQTKNKTATETISIILQQLREIQEKPVSDSELEDAKKFLIGSFPLSIDRQSEITGFMLGIELNGLGLDYADQYPKLIGGVTKEDVQNVARKYLHPDAADLIVVANQSEADIKAAKLENVDAPATQK